In a single window of the Bacteroidota bacterium genome:
- a CDS encoding molybdopterin-dependent oxidoreductase — MSKNVNRRDFIKTSAMGTGGVLAASSMFTWVPSFMEDSVAPLLESNAERTPTVCEVCFWNCAGWVYKDRDGNIQKIIGNEDDPNSNGRLCPRGTAGVGIYNDPDRLKKPMMRVGDPGKQEFKEVEWDEAFDYIVKKMNKIKAEHGPEAMALMHHGTAGPHFKHLFKSFGSKSEAKPAVSQCLATREAGFINTYGAGLSSPEPTDVKNTKCLVLIGNHIGENMHNGYVQEVSHAIDRGASIITVDPRFSTVASKSKHWLPIRPSTDIALLLAWMHVIIYEDLYDKKYVEQYAYGFDELKAHVASYTPEWAYTKTDIKPEDIRKSAYEMAKAAPSVIIHPGRHTAWYGDDTQRMRSIAILNALLGSYGKKGGYYFAEKAKLPSYPHPEYPHPHWTWKDLTKKDGYKGAIAGVTNVIREASLPGAKEKYGHEYKGWFIVATNLIQSVPDQEKTIKALQNLDLVVVVDTMPMEITGYADVILPEATYLERYDVARVAQHRVPNIALRMPAAEPKWDTKPAWWMCRELGLKLGLEDYYKWETYEEVLDWQFKKVGSSLDEMKQIGVKLFDKKKKLYLDDGEDYFFNTNTGKIELYSTDLEAMGYDPMPKYTDHAQPEDGFYRLIYGRAPMHTFGRTINSPNMNDLMDENNIWINPKIAKIWDFKSGQEIWLQNQDGVISTFPIKIRVTERIRHDSVFMVHGFGHKNKKLTRAYGKGASDSEMISSYKIDPVTGGTGMRGNFVTFLTENPHKKEQV; from the coding sequence ATGAGTAAAAATGTAAATAGAAGAGATTTTATAAAAACTTCGGCAATGGGAACGGGGGGAGTACTGGCTGCTTCATCTATGTTCACATGGGTTCCAAGTTTTATGGAGGATTCAGTAGCCCCATTATTAGAATCTAATGCTGAAAGAACCCCTACAGTTTGCGAAGTTTGTTTCTGGAACTGTGCCGGATGGGTTTACAAAGACAGAGATGGTAACATCCAAAAAATCATTGGAAACGAAGACGATCCAAACTCAAACGGACGTCTATGTCCAAGAGGTACTGCGGGGGTTGGAATCTACAATGATCCCGACAGGTTAAAAAAACCAATGATGCGCGTTGGTGATCCCGGCAAGCAGGAATTCAAAGAAGTAGAATGGGATGAAGCTTTTGATTACATCGTTAAAAAGATGAATAAAATCAAAGCTGAACACGGACCTGAAGCAATGGCCTTGATGCACCACGGTACAGCCGGACCACACTTCAAACACCTGTTCAAGTCGTTTGGTTCGAAATCTGAAGCTAAACCTGCTGTTTCGCAATGTTTGGCTACAAGAGAGGCTGGTTTCATCAACACATACGGAGCGGGACTTTCTTCACCGGAACCTACTGACGTAAAAAACACAAAATGTTTGGTTCTTATTGGAAACCACATTGGCGAAAACATGCACAATGGTTATGTTCAGGAGGTTTCTCACGCAATAGACCGTGGAGCTTCTATCATTACTGTTGATCCTCGTTTCTCAACTGTTGCGAGTAAATCAAAACACTGGCTTCCTATCCGTCCTTCAACCGACATAGCATTATTGTTGGCTTGGATGCACGTGATTATCTACGAAGATTTATATGATAAAAAATACGTTGAACAATATGCTTATGGTTTCGACGAACTAAAAGCTCATGTTGCTTCATATACGCCTGAATGGGCATATACTAAAACTGATATAAAGCCGGAAGACATTCGCAAGTCTGCTTACGAAATGGCTAAGGCTGCTCCATCGGTAATTATTCACCCGGGACGTCATACAGCATGGTATGGTGATGATACTCAACGTATGAGATCAATTGCTATTCTTAATGCTTTATTAGGTTCTTACGGTAAAAAAGGAGGTTATTATTTTGCTGAGAAGGCAAAACTTCCCAGTTACCCGCATCCCGAATATCCACATCCACACTGGACATGGAAAGACCTGACTAAAAAGGATGGGTATAAAGGAGCTATCGCCGGAGTTACTAACGTAATCCGAGAAGCATCTTTACCCGGAGCAAAAGAAAAATACGGACACGAGTATAAAGGTTGGTTTATTGTTGCAACCAACTTAATTCAGTCTGTACCTGATCAGGAAAAAACAATAAAAGCATTACAAAACCTCGATTTAGTTGTTGTAGTTGATACTATGCCAATGGAAATTACAGGTTATGCTGATGTTATATTACCGGAGGCTACATACTTAGAAAGATATGATGTTGCACGTGTTGCACAACACCGTGTACCAAACATAGCTCTTCGTATGCCGGCAGCTGAGCCAAAATGGGATACAAAACCTGCATGGTGGATGTGTCGCGAACTTGGACTGAAACTTGGACTCGAAGATTACTACAAGTGGGAAACTTACGAAGAGGTTTTAGACTGGCAGTTTAAGAAGGTTGGATCTTCTTTAGATGAGATGAAACAGATCGGAGTAAAACTATTTGACAAGAAAAAGAAACTATACTTAGATGATGGTGAAGATTATTTCTTCAACACCAATACGGGTAAAATAGAACTTTATTCTACTGATCTGGAAGCAATGGGTTACGATCCTATGCCTAAATATACAGATCACGCTCAGCCCGAGGATGGTTTCTACAGATTGATTTACGGTCGTGCACCTATGCACACATTTGGTCGTACTATCAACTCGCCAAACATGAACGATTTAATGGATGAAAACAATATTTGGATCAATCCAAAAATTGCTAAGATCTGGGATTTCAAATCGGGTCAGGAGATTTGGTTACAAAACCAGGATGGAGTAATTTCTACTTTCCCAATCAAAATCAGGGTAACAGAAAGAATACGTCACGACTCAGTATTTATGGTACATGGTTTCGGGCACAAAAACAAAAAGCTTACAAGAGCTTACGGTAAAGGTGCATCGGATTCTGAAATGATATCATCATACAAAATCGACCCTGTTACCGGAGGTACCGGAATGCGCGGAAACTTTGTAACGTTTTTAACTGAAAATCCACACAAAAAAGAGCAAGTATAA
- the alaS gene encoding alanine--tRNA ligase, which yields MKAQEIRKTFLDYFQKKEHKIVSSAPLVVKDDPTLMFINAGMNQFKDLFLGHGTPVSKRIADTQKCLRVSGKHNDLEEVGVDTYHHTLFEMLGNWSFGDYFKKEAIDWAWELLTEVYKIDKDSLYVSVFEGAKEEGLEFDQEAYNIWTKHISKDRIINGNKKDNFWEMGAQGPCGPCSEIHVDIRSKEEKAKISGKDLVNQDHPQVIEVWNLVFMQFNRKADGSLENLPAQHVDTGMGFERLAMVLQGKQSNYETDIFTPLLNVIDELSKFDFGDSEETDIAMRVIADHVRAVSFSIADGQLPSNTGAGYVIRRILRRAIRYGFSTLEIKGAFIYKLVDVLVNEMGDFYPEIRKQESIIKNVIKEEELSFLRTLEQGLKRIDQIVGETEKGIVEGAKVFELYDTYGFPIDLTALILKENDLELDSEGFQIEMEKQKSRSRAASKIDTEDWIVIYEGDDVEFVGYDNLEAEVSILKYRKVKSKKDIFYQIVLNKTPFYAEGGGQVGDKGTLELGDEVVYVINTKKENNLTIHITKELPKNLDGKHIAKVNPEVRNLSARNHSATHLLHHALRKVLGVHVEQKGSLVNADHLRFDFSHFSKLSEDELEEIENYINNLISANIPLVEKREISSEEALNDGALALFGEKYGDIVRTIKFGDSIELCGGTHVQSTGEIWSIKILSESAIASGIRRIEAVTSIKAENYYKEQISLLNEIKDSLKSKTDPVKSIITLQDENSALKKQVEELIKEKAKSLKQNLKNAITEINGVKFIAAKVDLDAGSIKNLAFELNGEEENLFQIYGADNNGKAILTIMISKNIVEGKGLNAGQMVRELGKEIQGGGGGQAFFATAGGKNPAGIEAALEKAKDYFN from the coding sequence ATGAAGGCTCAAGAAATAAGAAAGACTTTCCTGGATTATTTCCAGAAGAAAGAACATAAAATAGTATCATCGGCTCCATTAGTAGTTAAAGATGACCCGACATTAATGTTTATTAATGCAGGAATGAATCAATTTAAAGATTTATTCCTTGGGCATGGCACTCCTGTTTCGAAAAGAATTGCCGATACTCAAAAATGCTTAAGAGTTTCGGGAAAACACAACGATCTGGAAGAAGTTGGGGTTGATACATATCACCATACCTTATTCGAAATGCTGGGAAACTGGTCGTTTGGCGATTATTTCAAGAAAGAAGCAATAGATTGGGCATGGGAATTATTGACCGAAGTTTATAAAATTGATAAAGACAGTCTTTATGTAAGTGTTTTTGAAGGGGCCAAAGAAGAAGGTCTGGAATTTGATCAGGAAGCATACAACATTTGGACAAAACATATTTCGAAAGACAGAATTATAAACGGAAACAAAAAGGATAACTTTTGGGAAATGGGAGCTCAGGGTCCGTGTGGCCCATGTTCCGAAATCCACGTTGATATTCGTTCTAAAGAAGAAAAAGCAAAAATATCAGGGAAAGATCTTGTAAACCAGGATCATCCACAGGTTATTGAAGTTTGGAATCTGGTATTTATGCAATTCAACAGAAAAGCCGATGGTTCTCTCGAAAACCTGCCTGCCCAACATGTTGACACAGGTATGGGATTCGAGCGTTTGGCAATGGTGTTACAGGGAAAACAGTCTAATTACGAAACCGATATTTTCACTCCTTTACTTAATGTTATAGATGAATTATCGAAGTTCGATTTTGGCGACAGTGAAGAAACTGATATAGCAATGCGGGTAATTGCCGATCATGTAAGAGCTGTGAGTTTCTCTATTGCAGATGGCCAGTTGCCAAGTAATACCGGAGCGGGATATGTAATTCGAAGAATTTTGCGTAGAGCTATTCGTTACGGTTTCTCTACATTAGAAATAAAAGGTGCATTTATTTATAAACTGGTAGATGTACTTGTTAATGAAATGGGCGATTTCTATCCTGAAATAAGAAAACAGGAATCGATCATAAAAAATGTAATTAAAGAAGAAGAACTTTCTTTTTTGAGAACATTAGAGCAAGGTTTAAAAAGAATTGATCAGATTGTTGGAGAAACCGAAAAAGGAATTGTTGAAGGAGCAAAAGTATTTGAACTTTACGATACTTACGGATTCCCTATCGACCTTACTGCCCTTATCCTGAAGGAAAACGATTTAGAACTCGACAGCGAAGGTTTCCAAATAGAAATGGAAAAACAGAAATCGCGTTCCAGAGCTGCTTCTAAAATTGATACTGAGGATTGGATTGTAATTTATGAAGGTGATGATGTTGAATTTGTCGGTTACGATAATCTGGAAGCAGAAGTTTCAATTTTAAAATACCGAAAAGTTAAATCGAAAAAAGATATTTTCTACCAAATTGTTTTAAATAAAACTCCTTTTTATGCCGAAGGAGGAGGACAAGTTGGAGATAAAGGAACATTAGAACTTGGCGATGAGGTAGTTTACGTAATCAACACTAAAAAGGAGAATAATTTAACTATACACATCACAAAAGAATTACCGAAAAACCTGGACGGAAAACACATTGCAAAGGTAAACCCCGAAGTAAGAAACCTATCGGCACGTAACCACTCAGCCACTCACCTATTGCACCATGCTCTTCGTAAAGTACTTGGTGTACATGTAGAACAAAAGGGCTCTTTGGTAAATGCAGATCATTTACGCTTCGATTTTTCTCATTTTTCAAAACTAAGTGAAGATGAATTGGAAGAGATAGAGAATTATATTAACAATTTGATTTCGGCAAATATACCTTTGGTCGAAAAAAGAGAAATTTCGTCTGAGGAAGCTCTTAACGATGGTGCTTTAGCATTATTCGGAGAAAAATATGGTGATATAGTTCGTACAATTAAATTTGGTGATTCAATAGAACTTTGTGGTGGTACACACGTGCAAAGCACAGGCGAAATCTGGTCGATAAAAATACTTTCTGAAAGCGCAATTGCATCAGGAATAAGACGGATAGAAGCCGTTACTTCAATCAAGGCAGAAAACTATTATAAGGAGCAAATTTCATTATTAAACGAAATCAAAGATTCGCTTAAAAGTAAAACAGATCCTGTTAAATCTATAATTACTTTGCAGGATGAAAATTCAGCATTGAAAAAACAGGTTGAGGAGTTGATTAAGGAAAAAGCTAAATCACTGAAGCAAAACCTTAAAAATGCCATAACAGAAATAAACGGAGTAAAATTCATCGCAGCTAAAGTTGATTTAGATGCAGGCTCAATAAAGAATTTAGCATTTGAGTTGAATGGCGAAGAAGAAAACCTCTTCCAGATTTACGGAGCTGATAATAATGGCAAAGCAATTTTAACGATAATGATTTCGAAAAATATTGTTGAAGGTAAAGGACTAAATGCCGGACAAATGGTTCGTGAACTCGGAAAAGAAATCCAGGGAGGCGGAGGCGGCCAGGCCTTCTTTGCTACAGCAGGTGGTAAGAACCCTGCAGGTATTGAAGCGGCACTTGAAAAAGCCAAAGATTATTTTAATTAA